A genomic segment from Gilvibacter sp. SZ-19 encodes:
- a CDS encoding T9SS type A sorting domain-containing protein, translating into MKKCYLTLIAMLMVSASLFATASSAPIDDDCTPDELNIGGSIIPNNSLYAITFVDAAFNFGRFSYFPESDGLFYDAGAALNIAMSTPFAMDYNPADGLVYAILDNGSGTRNFHILDPVSGSITDLGAVVSSSGATNPSAMAIDSDGVVYITFGSGAIETYDPGTGVATLLGTLPAAGGAGLTYDFDNDRLIYGAGTSNPSIWDINPDTGVATFLFNITIPGASGSCTAQAVQYVGNNKAISSSTFDCGIIYTIDLLTGATVSLADPNPFDGSVKQFAYINASTPSGPECNDATVEVQSDLSIPFNGGTVTNAINNLYAIDLNATGGINDVHLYNYDPLTDDISVKTPVVTSTGTDQFFAMDYHPIENQVYILQNNASARSLFTFDLDTGATTLIDAMVSPLGDVQAQDMTFGSDGALYVTFQSGEIGLYDLSTGTMNAFADVGTAGTAGGVGLTYDFENSRLLHASGTANIDVNAISLADASVSFVVSFTVPDGGCGGTSQGIEYVGGNKVVSSTTFGCDTVYTVDLDTGVAVAIRNPAADDGFDVRIKDLMYIGMDVSLSPAAFVCDDIGVNTVDVTITDYAGNVYNCTATVTIEDPNNFCGLSVDEFDAAQVVMYPNPAGDELQIQWNANEPLEAITIFDITGKQVLNVALNQQTGLSVDVSELAAGLYLVKFQSSAGTAVQRLIKQ; encoded by the coding sequence ATGAAAAAATGCTACTTAACGCTGATAGCAATGCTAATGGTTTCGGCCAGTTTATTTGCTACAGCTTCGTCTGCCCCAATTGACGATGATTGCACTCCAGATGAACTCAACATTGGAGGATCCATCATTCCTAACAATTCGCTGTACGCGATCACTTTTGTGGATGCAGCCTTTAATTTTGGGCGATTCAGTTATTTCCCAGAATCTGATGGCCTGTTTTATGACGCAGGGGCAGCTTTAAATATCGCAATGTCGACGCCATTTGCTATGGATTACAATCCGGCAGACGGTTTGGTCTATGCCATTTTAGATAACGGCAGTGGAACCAGAAACTTTCACATTTTGGATCCAGTATCTGGTTCTATCACAGACCTAGGAGCCGTAGTTTCTTCTAGTGGAGCTACTAACCCGAGCGCCATGGCTATCGATTCAGACGGAGTGGTTTATATTACCTTCGGTTCTGGCGCAATTGAGACTTACGATCCCGGGACAGGAGTTGCTACACTTTTAGGAACCTTGCCTGCGGCAGGAGGAGCCGGATTGACCTACGATTTTGACAATGACCGTTTAATATACGGCGCAGGTACTAGTAATCCTTCTATATGGGACATCAATCCAGATACAGGAGTGGCAACCTTTTTGTTCAACATTACCATTCCTGGAGCTTCGGGTTCTTGTACGGCCCAAGCAGTGCAGTATGTGGGTAATAACAAGGCGATCTCTTCTTCTACTTTTGACTGCGGAATCATTTATACCATAGATCTTTTAACAGGAGCCACGGTAAGCCTGGCAGATCCAAACCCTTTCGATGGGTCGGTCAAGCAATTCGCATACATCAATGCTTCTACCCCGAGCGGCCCGGAATGTAACGACGCTACGGTAGAGGTACAATCAGATCTTTCCATTCCTTTCAATGGTGGTACTGTGACCAATGCGATCAACAATCTTTACGCCATCGATCTGAACGCCACTGGCGGGATAAATGATGTACACCTATACAACTACGATCCGCTTACGGACGATATCAGTGTTAAGACCCCAGTGGTTACCAGTACGGGTACAGACCAATTCTTTGCCATGGATTATCATCCGATAGAGAATCAGGTCTATATTTTACAGAACAACGCAAGTGCGCGTTCACTCTTCACCTTTGATCTGGATACGGGCGCTACAACTTTAATTGACGCTATGGTATCGCCACTTGGAGATGTTCAGGCGCAAGACATGACCTTTGGTAGTGACGGAGCGCTTTACGTGACCTTCCAATCTGGAGAGATAGGTTTGTACGACTTAAGCACCGGAACTATGAATGCCTTTGCCGATGTGGGTACAGCCGGAACTGCCGGAGGTGTTGGTTTAACTTACGATTTTGAGAACAGCAGGCTGCTGCACGCTAGCGGAACAGCCAATATAGACGTAAATGCCATTTCTCTGGCCGATGCTTCGGTGAGTTTTGTGGTTTCCTTTACGGTACCAGATGGTGGCTGTGGTGGAACTTCTCAAGGGATCGAATATGTAGGAGGCAATAAAGTGGTGAGCTCCACAACTTTTGGCTGTGATACGGTCTATACGGTAGATTTAGACACGGGTGTTGCTGTAGCAATTCGAAACCCTGCTGCAGACGATGGTTTCGACGTTCGAATTAAAGACCTTATGTACATTGGAATGGACGTGAGTTTATCTCCGGCTGCCTTTGTTTGCGATGATATTGGAGTGAACACTGTGGATGTAACCATCACCGATTACGCCGGTAATGTTTACAACTGTACTGCTACGGTGACCATTGAAGATCCTAACAATTTCTGCGGACTTTCTGTAGACGAGTTCGATGCAGCTCAGGTAGTTATGTATCCAAACCCGGCAGGAGACGAGCTGCAGATCCAATGGAATGCAAATGAGCCGCTAGAGGCCATCACCATATTTGATATTACCGGAAAGCAAGTCCTCAATGTAGCGCTGAATCAACAAACGGGTTTAAGTGTCGACGTTTCTGAACTGGCCGCTGGTCTTTACTTGGTGAAATTCCAAAGCAGTGCAGGTACTGCTGTACAGCGTTTGATAAAGCAATAA
- a CDS encoding sodium/proline symporter: MENTTIILVVMIVYMLLLIGWGLYQGRKVKTASDFAIAGRKLPGWVAALSERATGESSWALLGLPGAAYATGLMEVWTAIGCVVGIIVAWVVIAKRLQKEADKYQADTFTGYIAKRHGDAAKWIRLVGSATIVFFFFFYVGAQFLGGGKTLNTLFEIDRSWAMLLVVLLVVPYTIYGGFRSVTYTDVIQSVLMIVTLIITPIAGFLYLKGFTADVNYAHSVGEALEKAGPEYSTMMGGAVVDPESALGKVLMDWFPNAPDMVAGLGSGIMIAVAFSWFFGYLGGQPQLSMRFMAIRSEKEAKIARNIGVIWTVIAYTGALYIGWLGIAIFGPNGLADQETVMPRVLTTIFPPVVSGILITGVLAAIISTANSLLILSATELSENLIKPLSKNKSEAKSLLQSRVITAALSVIALLIAFVTPSDLIYSIVGYVWAGIGSTFSVVILLTLFYKPFHGKAALATMIAGLFFTLFWIGSGLDAVVSSRIMTFVVALTVALLTTKLLKPTKA; the protein is encoded by the coding sequence ATGGAAAACACCACCATTATTCTTGTAGTCATGATCGTATATATGCTCCTGCTCATTGGCTGGGGCTTGTATCAAGGTCGGAAGGTTAAAACGGCAAGCGACTTTGCCATAGCAGGCCGCAAGCTGCCGGGTTGGGTGGCTGCCTTGTCAGAAAGAGCTACAGGAGAATCCTCATGGGCGCTCTTGGGCTTACCGGGGGCTGCTTACGCCACCGGGCTTATGGAAGTATGGACAGCCATTGGCTGTGTAGTTGGGATCATAGTGGCCTGGGTGGTCATTGCCAAACGCTTGCAAAAAGAGGCCGATAAATACCAGGCAGATACCTTTACGGGTTACATTGCTAAACGCCATGGCGATGCCGCTAAATGGATCCGTTTGGTGGGGAGTGCGACCATAGTTTTCTTTTTCTTTTTCTACGTAGGCGCGCAGTTCTTAGGCGGTGGAAAAACGCTCAATACCCTTTTTGAAATAGACCGCAGTTGGGCCATGCTTTTGGTGGTCTTGCTGGTAGTTCCTTATACTATTTACGGCGGATTCCGTTCGGTTACCTATACCGATGTGATCCAGTCTGTACTCATGATCGTGACCCTGATCATAACCCCAATAGCTGGTTTTTTGTATTTAAAGGGGTTTACTGCGGATGTGAACTATGCACATTCCGTAGGCGAGGCTTTAGAAAAAGCCGGCCCCGAATACAGCACCATGATGGGCGGCGCTGTGGTGGATCCCGAGAGTGCTTTGGGCAAGGTGCTAATGGATTGGTTTCCTAATGCCCCAGACATGGTGGCCGGCTTGGGCAGCGGCATCATGATCGCGGTGGCCTTTAGCTGGTTCTTTGGCTACTTGGGCGGACAACCGCAATTGAGCATGCGTTTTATGGCGATCCGTTCTGAAAAAGAAGCTAAAATTGCCCGCAACATAGGCGTTATTTGGACGGTGATCGCTTACACAGGCGCCCTTTATATCGGTTGGTTGGGCATTGCCATTTTTGGCCCCAACGGTTTGGCAGATCAAGAGACGGTTATGCCTCGGGTATTGACCACCATATTCCCGCCGGTGGTATCGGGAATTCTCATTACCGGCGTCTTGGCAGCTATTATCTCTACCGCCAATTCACTGCTTATCCTCTCTGCAACAGAACTCTCAGAGAACCTTATCAAACCGCTGTCTAAAAATAAATCCGAAGCAAAATCGCTACTGCAATCCAGAGTCATTACCGCAGCGCTTTCTGTCATTGCTTTATTGATCGCCTTTGTGACACCCAGCGACCTTATTTACAGTATAGTCGGTTATGTTTGGGCCGGAATTGGGTCTACCTTTTCTGTGGTTATATTGCTTACGCTCTTTTACAAGCCCTTTCACGGCAAGGCCGCCTTGGCCACTATGATCGCAGGTCTATTTTTCACCTTGTTTTGGATAGGCTCTGGTTTAGATGCGGTGGTCTCTTCGCGCATCATGACCTTTGTAGTGGCCCTAACCGTTGCGCTACTCACCACCAAACTGCTTAAACCCACTAAGGCTTAA
- the mscL gene encoding large conductance mechanosensitive channel protein MscL has protein sequence MRKLFSEFKEFAVKGNMIDIAIGVIIGTAFNKVVDVLVKEIFLPPLSFLTDGVNWTNKKWVIREAVTADGITYPEEIAIGYGKFIEASVDFLIIGFTVFLVVKVMNRIRNRSEDPKDQTEITPKNIQLLDAMVQKMDKQISLLEKMAKKD, from the coding sequence ATGAGAAAATTATTTTCAGAATTCAAAGAATTCGCTGTAAAAGGCAATATGATAGACATCGCCATAGGGGTGATCATAGGAACAGCCTTTAACAAAGTAGTAGACGTATTGGTTAAAGAGATCTTTCTGCCGCCACTTTCTTTTTTAACCGACGGAGTTAATTGGACCAACAAAAAATGGGTCATTCGGGAGGCCGTAACGGCAGACGGAATCACTTATCCGGAAGAGATAGCCATTGGTTACGGTAAATTCATAGAAGCTTCGGTAGATTTTCTGATCATAGGCTTTACAGTCTTTTTGGTGGTTAAGGTGATGAACCGTATCAGAAACCGATCGGAAGACCCGAAAGACCAAACAGAGATCACTCCAAAGAACATTCAGCTCCTAGATGCCATGGTTCAGAAAATGGACAAGCAGATCAGCTTGCTAGAAAAGATGGCCAAAAAAGATTAA
- a CDS encoding YpdA family putative bacillithiol disulfide reductase, giving the protein MEKFDVLIIGGGPIGIACAIEAQKKNLKYTIIEKGCIVNSLYNYPEGMSFFSTSEKLEIDGIPFISKNAKPLKAEALEYYRRIVTSRDLRMQLFEKVTEVKRLNPGFEVHTSKGAYLADNIVVAIGFYDLPNLLNVPGEELPKVAHYYNNPHFYARQEVAVVGASNSAVDAALEIYRKGGNVTMIVRGDDIGERVKYWVRPDIINRIAEGSIKAHYNTNITEILEDRIKLRGPEGDFELPNDYVLALTGYQPNFAFLENLGVELSKDALRKPIYNEATMESNQPGVYLAGVVCGGMKTNEWFIENSRVHAGMIAESIALRK; this is encoded by the coding sequence ATGGAAAAATTCGATGTTCTTATAATTGGAGGAGGCCCAATAGGCATAGCTTGCGCCATAGAAGCGCAAAAGAAAAACCTGAAATACACCATAATAGAAAAGGGCTGTATTGTAAATTCGCTTTACAATTACCCAGAAGGGATGAGCTTTTTTTCCACCTCAGAGAAGTTAGAAATAGACGGCATTCCTTTTATTTCTAAGAACGCCAAACCCCTTAAGGCCGAGGCCTTAGAATACTACCGCCGCATAGTGACCAGCCGTGATCTACGCATGCAACTCTTTGAGAAGGTTACGGAAGTAAAACGCCTCAACCCAGGCTTTGAAGTGCATACCTCAAAGGGCGCTTATTTGGCAGACAATATAGTGGTGGCCATTGGTTTTTACGACCTGCCCAATTTGCTCAACGTCCCTGGGGAAGAGCTTCCCAAGGTGGCCCACTATTACAACAACCCGCATTTCTATGCCCGCCAAGAAGTGGCCGTTGTGGGGGCGAGCAATTCTGCCGTAGACGCAGCACTAGAAATTTACCGCAAAGGTGGCAACGTGACCATGATAGTGCGCGGAGACGACATAGGTGAACGTGTAAAATATTGGGTGCGCCCAGACATAATAAACCGCATTGCCGAAGGCAGTATTAAGGCCCATTACAACACCAACATTACCGAGATCTTAGAAGACCGCATTAAACTCCGCGGCCCAGAAGGAGATTTTGAACTGCCCAACGACTATGTGCTAGCCCTAACCGGCTACCAACCCAACTTTGCCTTTTTAGAAAACCTGGGCGTAGAACTCTCTAAAGACGCCTTGCGCAAACCCATTTATAACGAAGCCACTATGGAATCTAATCAGCCCGGCGTATACCTAGCCGGCGTAGTTTGTGGCGGCATGAAAACCAACGAGTGGTTTATTGAGAATTCGAGGGTTCATGCGGGGATGATAGCTGAGAGCATAGCTCTCAGGAAATAA
- a CDS encoding ATP-binding protein — protein sequence MAKKENKKSSREYMELAIKVMNDSIQEPRDDKVSPKVGAVLIKPDGSVETASRGELREGDHAEFTLLERKNRAIPLNGSVLFATLEPCAPGARNHPKLGCAERIVNARIKKVYVGIEDPDPKVDRKGINYLIENGIEVEMFPSDLQKQIRIANKQFIEEAEDRAKTAKSEKIEKVLSTKEELEPNANLDDLDKNQIEYFIQKAKIDAEYGTSKFYRIFKQLGLIKQAENQYQPTGLGLLLFGTKPQYTYANALIRATYKTEGRGEDIETIEGSLIEQVDKIQSWYESRIGKQIDRSSAKRRTIYDYPLVVFREAVINAIVHRDYDIEGAPIYFEINDDAIIIKSPGEPVKPLKIEQIKQFSAPSLSRNPKIMYVFDQLELVEQRGLGFSTIKELPEKFDIPLPLVEYEEPYMIFTFPRSNEALKRIDDTPGLSELNDEEIKGLDWIRVEGEVSTRQYANHFDYGYKKAQRHLAKMRDLNLIEDNGEPTTSPNYKYVAKV from the coding sequence ATGGCAAAAAAAGAAAACAAAAAAAGTTCAAGAGAATATATGGAGCTTGCCATTAAGGTAATGAATGACTCTATTCAAGAACCTCGAGATGATAAAGTAAGCCCAAAAGTTGGAGCAGTTCTAATAAAACCTGATGGTTCAGTAGAAACTGCATCTAGAGGAGAGCTTCGAGAAGGTGACCACGCAGAATTCACTTTGCTAGAACGTAAGAACAGAGCCATTCCCCTGAATGGCTCTGTTTTGTTTGCAACATTAGAACCTTGTGCTCCAGGTGCACGTAATCATCCTAAATTAGGTTGTGCTGAACGAATTGTAAACGCAAGAATAAAGAAAGTATATGTTGGCATTGAAGACCCAGACCCAAAAGTAGATAGAAAAGGTATTAATTATCTAATTGAAAATGGGATTGAAGTTGAAATGTTTCCTTCTGACTTACAAAAACAAATACGTATAGCTAACAAGCAGTTTATTGAGGAAGCTGAAGACAGAGCTAAAACAGCCAAAAGTGAAAAAATTGAAAAGGTCCTTTCAACTAAAGAGGAACTTGAACCAAATGCCAATCTTGATGATTTAGATAAAAATCAAATTGAATACTTTATTCAAAAAGCTAAAATTGACGCTGAATATGGCACATCGAAATTTTATCGAATATTTAAACAATTAGGATTAATTAAGCAAGCAGAGAACCAGTATCAACCTACTGGTTTAGGTTTATTGTTATTTGGCACCAAACCCCAATATACTTATGCTAACGCTTTAATTAGAGCTACGTATAAAACTGAAGGAAGAGGAGAGGATATTGAGACTATTGAAGGTTCTTTAATTGAGCAAGTAGACAAAATTCAAAGTTGGTATGAATCACGAATAGGAAAGCAAATTGATAGGTCAAGCGCAAAGCGCAGAACAATTTATGATTATCCTTTAGTGGTTTTTAGAGAAGCTGTTATTAATGCAATCGTTCATCGTGATTATGACATTGAAGGTGCTCCAATTTATTTTGAGATTAATGATGATGCCATAATTATTAAAAGTCCTGGTGAACCTGTAAAACCATTAAAAATCGAACAGATAAAACAATTCAGCGCTCCTTCCTTAAGCAGAAATCCTAAAATTATGTATGTTTTTGATCAATTAGAGTTGGTTGAACAAAGAGGTTTAGGTTTTTCAACTATTAAGGAACTTCCTGAAAAATTTGATATTCCTCTGCCATTAGTTGAATATGAAGAGCCTTATATGATTTTCACTTTTCCTAGAAGTAATGAAGCTCTAAAAAGAATCGATGATACTCCTGGTCTTTCTGAATTAAATGATGAAGAAATAAAAGGTCTAGATTGGATTAGAGTTGAAGGAGAAGTTAGTACGAGACAATATGCTAATCATTTTGATTATGGATATAAAAAGGCTCAAAGACATCTGGCTAAAATGAGAGATTTAAATCTTATTGAAGATAATGGAGAACCAACTACTTCACCTAATTATAAATATGTTGCTAAAGTTTAG
- a CDS encoding DNA methyltransferase: MTGEKIHVTPWADKSDSDPLHALCSYLGAFPPSLAKYFIKYFTDENDLVFDPFSGRGTTILESRLLNRNSIGSDLNPIALALCKAKSHKLNKKDIIERINELESDYDYALYLPEAQSESDEIHLIFHQATLAQLCYLKDTLLISKNAIDEFLIGAILGIMHGGERKDGTSGYLSISMPNTFSMSPEYVRRFVQTKELNRVKRNVFDILKEKVERVFSKHKSPKKESYILECDAKEISKSEKLKKHIGKVDLILTSPPYLGIVNYAKQNWIRSWFLDSDPIEISEKLDDDLNINQWVQFSKKTLFEFKKMLKPDGVAVFVIGDVARSKNSVIPLARDFSLMVKENKLFKNVWVFSDYIEGVDKTTRIWGETRGKATATDRIVILSDINPFENNNRINGKSVLTYKLIQESTRHFMGSLINET, from the coding sequence ATGACAGGAGAAAAAATTCATGTAACACCTTGGGCTGATAAAAGTGATTCAGACCCTTTACATGCTCTTTGTTCATATCTAGGAGCTTTCCCGCCTTCACTTGCAAAATATTTCATAAAATATTTCACTGATGAAAATGACTTGGTTTTCGATCCATTTTCTGGAAGAGGAACAACCATTTTAGAGAGTCGGCTTTTAAATAGGAATTCAATAGGTTCAGACTTGAACCCAATAGCACTTGCTTTATGTAAGGCAAAGAGTCACAAACTGAATAAAAAGGATATTATTGAAAGAATTAATGAACTTGAAAGTGATTATGACTACGCTCTTTATTTACCCGAGGCTCAATCTGAATCTGACGAAATTCATTTGATTTTTCATCAAGCTACTCTCGCTCAATTATGTTACCTCAAAGATACTCTACTAATATCAAAAAATGCTATCGATGAGTTTTTGATCGGGGCAATATTAGGAATTATGCATGGAGGAGAGCGCAAAGATGGCACTTCTGGATATTTGTCCATAAGTATGCCAAATACTTTTAGTATGTCACCAGAGTATGTCAGACGATTTGTTCAAACTAAAGAACTAAATAGAGTTAAGCGAAATGTTTTCGATATTCTCAAAGAAAAAGTTGAGCGTGTATTTAGTAAGCATAAATCTCCGAAAAAAGAATCTTACATTCTAGAATGTGATGCCAAAGAAATTTCCAAATCAGAGAAGCTTAAAAAACATATAGGTAAGGTAGATTTAATATTGACATCTCCCCCATATTTAGGCATCGTCAATTATGCAAAACAAAATTGGATACGTTCTTGGTTTTTGGATTCTGACCCAATAGAAATTTCTGAAAAACTAGATGACGACTTAAACATTAATCAATGGGTTCAATTCTCGAAAAAAACACTTTTTGAATTCAAGAAAATGCTAAAACCAGATGGTGTAGCCGTATTTGTTATTGGAGATGTAGCAAGATCCAAGAACAGTGTAATACCGCTTGCTAGAGACTTTTCATTGATGGTAAAGGAGAATAAGTTATTTAAAAATGTCTGGGTTTTTTCAGATTACATTGAAGGAGTAGATAAAACAACAAGAATTTGGGGAGAAACTAGAGGAAAGGCTACCGCAACTGATAGAATTGTTATTTTATCTGATATCAATCCTTTTGAAAACAACAACAGAATAAACGGTAAATCTGTTTTGACCTATAAACTCATTCAAGAAAGCACAAGACATTTTATGGGTAGTTTAATTAATGAAACGTAA
- a CDS encoding winged helix-turn-helix domain-containing protein, with protein MSLEIKSRIWIEKDGQTLLGQGRVQLLTAIAETGSLSAAAKSISMSYKKAWRLLDEMNSAASTPLVITAVGGKDGGGAQLTDAGQQMITAFNDICSQCEALFAKLATKLPQH; from the coding sequence ATGAGCTTAGAAATTAAATCCCGCATTTGGATAGAAAAAGACGGGCAAACCCTTTTGGGGCAAGGCCGAGTGCAACTCTTAACCGCCATAGCAGAAACCGGGTCGCTCTCTGCAGCAGCTAAAAGTATCTCCATGTCTTATAAAAAGGCCTGGCGTTTATTGGACGAGATGAACTCCGCAGCAAGCACGCCACTGGTCATAACCGCCGTAGGCGGAAAAGACGGTGGGGGCGCCCAACTCACAGACGCTGGCCAACAAATGATAACGGCCTTTAACGATATCTGCAGCCAATGCGAAGCGCTCTTTGCAAAGCTCGCCACCAAACTTCCGCAACACTAA
- a CDS encoding molybdenum cofactor guanylyltransferase → MRNLNGIILCGGHSKRMGADKGLLKLGQHSFIEHLAQSMAPFCDKIFLCGSKPAYADLGLEVIADLVPDSGALGGLYSGLMHTSTNWNLVLSCDAPLVDAAIIKTLIESIDPQQKVVHAITEKDAHPLIGCYHKDCAEGFKKAIDSGNLKLQPAVQKCKPKRVEFHPPQAKKLLNINTPEDYQELLKLYS, encoded by the coding sequence ATGAGAAACCTGAACGGCATAATACTTTGTGGGGGTCACAGCAAACGCATGGGGGCAGACAAGGGCCTGCTTAAACTCGGACAGCACAGTTTTATTGAGCATCTGGCCCAGAGCATGGCGCCTTTTTGCGATAAGATTTTTCTCTGCGGAAGCAAACCGGCCTATGCCGATCTTGGCCTAGAAGTGATTGCCGATCTTGTTCCAGATTCTGGTGCTTTAGGCGGCTTGTATTCCGGGCTGATGCATACCAGCACCAATTGGAATCTGGTACTGAGTTGCGATGCTCCTTTGGTAGATGCAGCCATTATTAAAACGCTTATAGAGTCCATAGATCCGCAGCAAAAAGTGGTACACGCCATAACCGAAAAAGATGCCCACCCATTAATAGGTTGCTACCACAAGGACTGTGCAGAAGGTTTTAAAAAAGCCATAGACAGCGGAAATTTAAAGCTGCAACCCGCCGTGCAAAAATGCAAGCCCAAACGGGTGGAATTCCATCCGCCGCAGGCTAAAAAACTCCTCAATATCAATACCCCAGAAGACTACCAAGAACTACTGAAGCTTTACTCCTAG
- a CDS encoding formate--tetrahydrofolate ligase, translating to MTDLDIAKQCTLQHISDIAGKLGLSPDDIELYGKHKAKLPHSIINPDKAAQSKLILVTAISPTPAGEGKTTMSIGLSEGLHQIGKKAIVVLREPSLGPVFGIKGGATGGGYSQVLPMEDINLHFTGDFAAIEKAHNLLAAVIDNNIQSKTNSLGIDARTVVWKRVMDMNDRSLRNIVIGLGGPTSGVPRETGFDITAASEIMAILCLANDMEDLKRRLGNIFVGYTFTKEPIYARDLKVQGAMAALLKEAVKPNLVQTIEGNPAIIHGGPFANIAQGTNSVLATKMGMSLADYTVTEAGFGADLGAEKFLDIKCQSAGISPKAVVITTTIRALKYHGGADLKNLTEENVDALKNGLPNLEKHLENVMQFGITPIISINRFVSDSEAEIACIKEFAAVKNVRVSLAEVWAKGGKGAMDLAQQVVDIIEENEAKFTPMYSWDMPVMDKIKAIATKIYGAADVEYAAKAKKNLRTIADLGLEGLPVCIAKTQKSLSDDPKQIGRPSGFTLTVREIEIAAGAGFLVPITGDMMRMPGLPAHPASENIDIDNEGNISGLF from the coding sequence ATGACCGATCTTGACATTGCCAAGCAATGTACGCTACAACACATTAGCGACATTGCCGGAAAGTTGGGCCTGAGTCCCGACGACATTGAACTCTACGGCAAGCACAAAGCCAAACTGCCACACAGCATTATCAACCCCGACAAAGCAGCGCAAAGCAAGCTGATCTTGGTGACCGCTATCTCGCCTACACCAGCAGGAGAAGGTAAGACCACCATGTCTATTGGACTTTCAGAAGGCCTGCACCAAATTGGCAAAAAAGCCATAGTGGTGCTGCGCGAACCGAGTTTGGGTCCTGTATTTGGGATCAAAGGTGGAGCCACCGGAGGTGGATATTCGCAAGTGCTCCCTATGGAAGACATCAACCTGCATTTTACGGGCGATTTTGCCGCCATAGAAAAGGCGCACAACCTTTTGGCAGCGGTAATAGACAACAACATTCAAAGCAAGACCAACTCTTTGGGTATCGATGCCCGCACTGTGGTTTGGAAGCGCGTTATGGACATGAACGACCGTTCGCTACGCAACATCGTGATCGGTTTAGGTGGACCTACCTCTGGTGTTCCGCGCGAGACTGGTTTTGATATCACCGCGGCTTCAGAGATCATGGCGATCTTGTGTCTGGCTAACGATATGGAAGACCTCAAGCGTCGTTTGGGGAATATCTTTGTGGGCTACACTTTTACCAAGGAACCCATTTACGCCCGCGATTTAAAAGTCCAAGGTGCCATGGCGGCCCTGCTTAAAGAAGCAGTAAAGCCTAATTTGGTGCAAACCATAGAAGGCAATCCGGCAATTATTCACGGCGGACCATTTGCCAATATCGCACAAGGGACCAATTCGGTGCTGGCTACTAAAATGGGCATGTCTTTGGCAGATTATACGGTGACCGAAGCTGGTTTTGGTGCCGATCTGGGTGCAGAGAAGTTCTTGGACATCAAATGTCAAAGCGCAGGAATATCGCCCAAGGCTGTGGTTATTACTACGACCATTCGCGCGTTGAAGTATCACGGCGGAGCCGATCTGAAAAACCTGACCGAAGAGAACGTAGACGCCCTTAAGAACGGGCTACCGAACTTAGAAAAACACTTGGAGAACGTGATGCAGTTTGGCATTACACCAATCATTTCTATAAACCGTTTTGTGTCCGATAGCGAGGCGGAGATTGCTTGCATCAAAGAATTTGCAGCAGTGAAGAACGTCCGCGTTTCTTTGGCGGAAGTTTGGGCCAAAGGCGGTAAAGGTGCCATGGATCTGGCCCAGCAAGTGGTAGATATCATAGAAGAGAACGAGGCCAAATTCACGCCTATGTACAGCTGGGATATGCCAGTTATGGATAAGATCAAAGCCATTGCTACCAAGATCTACGGAGCTGCAGATGTAGAATACGCTGCCAAAGCCAAAAAGAACCTGCGTACCATAGCAGATCTAGGACTAGAAGGCTTACCTGTCTGTATTGCCAAAACGCAAAAGTCGCTTTCTGACGATCCGAAACAAATTGGGCGCCCAAGTGGCTTTACGTTAACGGTCCGTGAGATCGAGATAGCCGCTGGTGCTGGTTTCTTAGTACCAATTACCGGAGACATGATGCGTATGCCAGGCTTACCGGCGCATCCGGCCTCAGAGAATATAGACATAGACAACGAAGGCAACATCAGTGGGCTGTTTTAA